ACCTTTCATTCCTTGAAACTCTTGCAAAAATCTCAGGTGGTTTATTCTTCCTATATCCATGCCCCCGCGGAGCAGAATAGAAGAAAGCACTATCGAATCTGGCGCTGAGGTGGCCGGGTCCGCCACAATACGGCCAGCAGGCTGCCTAACAAGGTATGCACCAATACTGAAACCGCACCGACAACGGGTGCCAGGGGTAGCATCGGAAAAGCTTGCTTGGAGAGTACGATGGCCAAACCCGAATTTTGCATACCGACTTCCACCGAAACTGTGCGAGCACTCTGGGAATGGAAACCAAATATCCGCGCAAAGTGATAACCCATCAAAAAGCCACCCCCATGTAATATCGCAACAGCAAGGATCAGTTCGGCGCCATGCCTGAGGATGATCTCGGCATGAGCCGCAAATACAATGGCACAGATCACACACACTCCCAGCACGGATAGCAGTGGTGCGACTGACATCACGCGCTGGACGAGTCGGGGCATCGAGTGGTTAAGCAAAACGCCTAGAACGACGGGCACAATTACGACTTGCAGGGTTTGTTTAAACAGCATCCAGGTATCCACTGGGACTAATGTGCCAGCAAACAGTTGTGTCAGTAAGGGAGTAAGGATGACGGCTGCCAATGTGGAGCAAACGGTCATTACCACTGAGAGCGCCACATCTGCTTTCGCGATATAAGCCACCAGATTCGAGGCAGTACCGCCAGGACAACAACCCACC
This genomic window from Nitrosomonas cryotolerans ATCC 49181 contains:
- a CDS encoding bile acid:sodium symporter family protein, whose translation is MLQKLTLLFPLWMTLTGAIALSWPEWLLPLNQGSIVVLILAFIMLCMGLTLTFDDFRRITRTPKVVAIGFAAQYTIMPLLAWGIATALDLPTYFAVGLILVGCCPGGTASNLVAYIAKADVALSVVMTVCSTLAAVILTPLLTQLFAGTLVPVDTWMLFKQTLQVVIVPVVLGVLLNHSMPRLVQRVMSVAPLLSVLGVCVICAIVFAAHAEIILRHGAELILAVAILHGGGFLMGYHFARIFGFHSQSARTVSVEVGMQNSGLAIVLSKQAFPMLPLAPVVGAVSVLVHTLLGSLLAVLWRTRPPQRQIR